The following coding sequences lie in one Benincasa hispida cultivar B227 chromosome 6, ASM972705v1, whole genome shotgun sequence genomic window:
- the LOC120079351 gene encoding LOW QUALITY PROTEIN: protein kinase PINOID 2 (The sequence of the model RefSeq protein was modified relative to this genomic sequence to represent the inferred CDS: inserted 1 base in 1 codon), whose product MGSINKDEWSDYDSSCSSSITVPDSTRSWMSNLSFGSRRRSSSSAADGSIDNNIPTLPLQMMMKPHKANEVGWEAMRWLRRVKGEVGLEHFRLLRRVGSGDIGSVYLCEIRNPMVGLPKCFYAMKVVDREAVCVRNKERRADMEKEILKVLDHPFLPTLYADFEASHYSCLVMEFCPGGDLYAARLRLPNKRFSISSAKFYAAEIILALEXMHMMGIIYRDLKPENVLVREDGHIMLSDFDLCLKCDVVPKLIRCRTTASDDRHVRSYSSTTSTTSAPPAPIQPVLSCFSLSRRKKSTTVTTITEHAAAPAVVYGGDGDSDGDGEEFDPEPELIAEPINARSKSFVGTHEYLAPEVISGQGHGSGVDWWTLGIFLYEMLYGKTPFKGENNEKTLMNILKQPLRFPRIGISSSKEYEEMVKVEDLIKKLLVKNPKKRIGSLKGSVEIKRHEFFKGINWALIRSVRPPQIPNNNNPNLNYSKYPSNYLPKLSKKQRQQPFQIPNHHFDYF is encoded by the exons ATGGGAAGCATAAACAAAGACGAGTGGTCGGACTACGACAGCAGTTGTTCCTCCTCCATAACCGTCCCCGACTCGACTCGTAGTTGGATGAGCAACCTCAGTTTCGGTAGCCGTCGCCGAAGCAGCAGCTCAGCGGCAGACGGCAGCATCGACAATAATATCCCAACATTACCATTACAGATGATGATGAAGCCACACAAGGCAAACGAAGTGGGATGGGAGGCGATGCGGTGGCTCCGGCGAGTGAAAGGGGAAGTGGGGTTGGAGCATTTCCGGCTACTACGGCGGGTGGGGAGTGGAGATATTGGGAGTGTTTACTTATGTGAGATAAGGAATCCAATGGTGGGGTTACCAAAGTGCTTTTATGCAATGAAAGTGGTTGATAGAGAAGCGGTTTGTGTTAGAAATAAAGAGAGAAGGGCAGATATGGAAAAGGAAATATTGAAAGTGCTTGATCATCCGTTTTTGCCTACGCTTTATGCGGACTTTGAAGCTTCTCACTATTCTTGCTTGGTTATGGAGTTTTGTCCTGGTGGTGATTTGTATGCTGCTCGCCTACGTCTACCCAATAAACGTTTCTCCATTTCTTCCGCTAA GTTTTATGCGGCGGAGATAATTTTAGCCCTTG TTATGCACATGATGGGCATAATTTACCGAGATTTAAAGCCGGAAAACGTTTTAGTTAGAGAAGACGGCCATATAATGCTATCTGATTTCGATCTCTGTCTCAAATGCGACGTCGTTCCAAAGCTCATCCGTTGCCGGACCACCGCCTCCGACGACCGCCACGTCAGATCCTACTCCTCCACCACCTCAACCACCTCTGCGCCGCCCGCTCCCATTCAACCTGTCCTCTCCTGTTTCTCCCTCTCCCGTCGCAAAAAATCAACCACCGTCACCACCATCACCGAGCACGCCGCCGCACCCGCCGTCGTGTACGGCGGAGACGGGGACAGCGACGGCGACGGCGAGGAATTCGACCCAGAACCAGAATTAATAGCGGAACCAATAAACGCTAGGTCGAAATCGTTCGTCGGAACCCACGAGTATTTGGCGCCGGAGGTGATTTCCGGCCAAGGGCACGGCAGCGGCGTGGATTGGTGGACATTGGGGATATTCTTATACGAAATGCTGTACGGAAAAACCCCATTTAAAGGTGAAAACAATGAGAAGACATTAATGAACATATTGAAGCAGCCATTAAGATTTCCAAGAATTGGGATTAGTAGCAGCAAAGAGTATGAAGAAATGGTGAAAGTTGAGGATTTAATCAAGAAGCTTTTGgtgaaaaatccaaaaaaaagaaTTGGAAGTTTAAAAGGTTCAGTTGAAATCAAAAGACATGAATTTTTCAAAGGAATTAATTGGGCTTTAATTAGATCCGTACGACCTCCACAAATCCCCAACAACAATAATCCTAACCTTAATTACTCCAAATACCCTTCTAATTATTTACCCAAATTGAGCAAAAAACAAAGACAACAACCTTTCCAAATCCCTAATCaccattttgattatttctAA